Proteins encoded within one genomic window of Anopheles gambiae chromosome 3, idAnoGambNW_F1_1, whole genome shotgun sequence:
- the LOC133393469 gene encoding uncharacterized protein LOC133393469 — MLTKEELLCALEVANIEVPPKATLPQLRMLYEQSVPKNKMEEQSTQNFIPQRVCADEDEVTNNGNHVAAAAILMKDKAAPTSSTQGASFDATSHQLELMALRAKIMEMEQRQTFTDGRLVHPEELKHLIPEFSDGLGINKWINTIRYNSELYGWQDRTMLLYAGSRLTGAASEWYNGFRNTLKTFDEFADTIKKAFPDRCNEAVIHSQLASVYKKISESYTSYVYRVNALGMSGHVSEEAIITYVIRGLSRDPLYDSLVTKDYRDIYDLIDNIKRYESHLLLRKNPERRSPSHINTISPRPIPPRQTTTEPLRCYNCSNHGHHSSQCTQPRRAPGSCFRCGSTSHVIRNCPVPDRRQLTVAAVQGNDNETAHLDSGENGNFVQLEAYQEL; from the exons ATGCTTACAAAAGAGGAACTTCTTTGTGCTTTGGAAGTTGCTAACATCGAAGTGCCTCCGAAAGCAACTTTACCACAACTACGCATGTTGTACGAGCAAAGtgtaccgaaaaacaaaatggaggaACAATCAACCCAGAATTTCATTCCTCAAAGAGTGTGTGCAGATGAAGACGAAGTGACGAACAATGGAAACCACgttgcagcagccgccatCTTGATGAAAGACAAAGCTGCTCCGACATCTTCGACGCAAGGTGCTTCATTCGACGCAACTTCTCATCAATTGGAATTAATGGCGCTACGAGCAAAAATTATGGAAATGGAACAGCGGCAGACGTTTACGGATGGTCGATTGGTTCATCCCGAGGAGTTGAAACATTTGATACCGGAATTTTCTGACGGCCTCGGTATCAATAAGTGGATCAATACGATTCGCTACAATAGCGAATTATATGGATGGCAGGATCGCACGATGCTTTTATATGCAGGCAGTCGGTTGACTGGAGCAGCAAGCGAATGGTACAATGGCTTCCGTAACACTTTGAAGACATTCGACGAATTCGCTGACACAATTAAAAAGGCTTTTCCTGATCGCTGTAACGAAGCCGTTATTCATAGCCAATTAGCATCGGTCTACAAGAAAATTTCTGAGTCGTACACAAGCTATGTATACCGAGTAAATGCGCTGGGAATGTCAGGCCACGTGAGTGAGGAGGCTATCATAACTTATGTCATCAGAGGACTTTCTCGTGACCCTCTCTATGATAGCCTTGTGACCAAGGATTACCGCGATATTTACGACCTGATTGACAACATTAAGCGATATGAATCCCATCTTCTGTTGCGCAAAAACCCAGAACGCCGCAGCCCATCTCACATCAACACCATTTCCCCGAGACCGATTCCACCAAGACAAACGACGACAGAACCTCTTCGATGTTATAACTGCTCGAATCATGGACATCATTCATCGCAATGCACACAACCTCGCCGAGCTCCGGGTTCCTGTTTCCGATGTGGTAGCACATCACATGTCATTCGCAACTGTCCTGTCCCAGATAGACGTCAACTAACGGTTGCTGCGGTACAGGGCAACGACAATGAAACAGCGCATCTAGATTctggggaaaatggaaacttcGTTCAACTTGAGGCCTATCAGGAG CTCTAA